A region from the Halomarina litorea genome encodes:
- a CDS encoding DUF7530 family protein — protein sequence MAKVEFGEAWVYESIVSALPGIDVSRPVAIGIQLVLFEVAVLVAAWYYDLWTAALAGSAAVLVAALGSAEMLRISTLVRSEPLPETYRRLLFGTSIEVVLAVLAFIALVTQLFVFAPQRGGPSLVESLFGPEPPVVVVYLMLLILWDVCYRIGTAWWASVVSLWRSYRYRFDPRTAQALRRSDLEIIAFSTAQLILVPFVADQPVIATVIVGHVAAVWGVTGLSVVLLTVRTREEDATGTSSA from the coding sequence ATGGCCAAGGTAGAGTTCGGGGAGGCATGGGTGTACGAGAGCATCGTCTCCGCGCTCCCCGGTATCGACGTCTCCCGACCGGTGGCCATCGGCATCCAGTTGGTGCTCTTCGAGGTGGCCGTCCTCGTGGCGGCGTGGTACTACGACCTCTGGACGGCCGCGCTCGCGGGGAGTGCCGCCGTCCTCGTCGCCGCCCTCGGGAGCGCCGAGATGCTCCGTATCTCAACGCTGGTCCGCTCGGAACCGCTCCCGGAGACCTACCGCAGACTCCTGTTCGGGACGTCCATCGAGGTGGTGCTGGCGGTGCTGGCGTTCATCGCGCTGGTCACTCAGCTGTTCGTCTTCGCCCCCCAGCGCGGCGGCCCGTCGCTCGTCGAGTCGCTGTTCGGCCCAGAGCCGCCGGTCGTGGTCGTCTACCTGATGTTGCTCATCCTCTGGGACGTCTGTTACCGCATCGGGACGGCGTGGTGGGCGAGCGTCGTCTCGCTGTGGCGCTCCTATCGCTACCGGTTCGACCCGCGGACGGCGCAGGCGCTCCGGCGGTCGGACCTCGAGATAATCGCCTTCTCCACCGCGCAGTTGATTCTGGTGCCGTTCGTCGCCGACCAGCCGGTCATCGCGACGGTCATCGTCGGCCACGTCGCGGCCGTCTGGGGGGTGACCGGGCTCTCGGTGGTACTGTTGACGGTCAGAACGAGAGAGGAGGACGCTACTGGGACTTCATCCGCTTGA
- a CDS encoding DUF5786 family protein — protein MSMGAYDEDEHERREAKSTTVDTDFDDERTEYHGTLKYDSGDSAEALLDQFKRMKSQ, from the coding sequence ATGTCAATGGGTGCCTATGACGAGGACGAGCACGAACGCCGCGAGGCCAAGTCAACCACCGTCGACACGGACTTCGACGACGAACGCACCGAGTACCACGGGACCCTGAAGTACGACTCGGGCGACTCGGCGGAGGCGCTCTTAGATCAGTTCAAGCGGATGAAGTCCCAGTAG
- a CDS encoding DUF5784 family protein, translated as MAGPLRFRRSTESWSERRVRQQLFAPLNSRFGATMGPADTPAPNGYAARRLDMDNGDFALFAWRTESGEPAVAYWLGNTETPEILWRTDKFGFDEVPYAVTRWAQRELLSDLREQDPWLADYQHVSWFFLPVFHSKDGRESTRAFFRDHAAGFPDADRETVLEFYEGFLATGALDSTREVMAGKLGTSPQVDVVRMGATMAELHAAKLLYESGLEFVPEVDLDSGHALDFVVGDGVRETSMADLPRGGDVLVEVTRPRPPARRSVDTPIAALRATANAKTDDQLDAHPDALLLVDCSSFRDDEWNTVRAEKPSVAHTPAIVYRLRPNGSAEAYRHGDPTLDLSGSVRWV; from the coding sequence GTGGCAGGTCCCCTTCGGTTCCGCCGGTCCACCGAGTCGTGGTCCGAGCGGCGCGTCCGTCAGCAGTTGTTCGCCCCCCTGAACTCGCGGTTCGGCGCGACGATGGGGCCGGCAGACACGCCCGCGCCGAACGGATACGCCGCCCGCCGCCTCGACATGGACAACGGCGACTTCGCGCTGTTCGCCTGGCGGACCGAGAGCGGCGAACCCGCCGTCGCCTACTGGCTCGGCAACACCGAGACGCCCGAGATTCTGTGGCGAACCGACAAGTTCGGCTTCGACGAGGTGCCCTACGCCGTCACACGGTGGGCACAGCGCGAACTGCTCTCGGACCTGCGCGAACAGGACCCGTGGCTCGCCGACTACCAGCACGTCAGCTGGTTCTTCCTCCCCGTCTTCCACTCGAAGGACGGCCGGGAGAGCACGCGGGCGTTCTTCCGCGACCACGCCGCCGGCTTCCCCGACGCGGACCGCGAGACGGTCCTCGAGTTCTACGAGGGGTTCCTCGCGACGGGAGCGCTCGACTCCACCCGAGAGGTGATGGCCGGGAAACTGGGCACCAGCCCCCAGGTGGACGTAGTGCGCATGGGCGCGACGATGGCCGAACTCCACGCCGCGAAACTGCTCTACGAGTCGGGCCTGGAGTTCGTCCCCGAGGTGGACTTAGACAGCGGACACGCCCTCGACTTCGTCGTCGGCGACGGCGTCCGCGAGACGTCCATGGCCGACCTCCCCCGGGGAGGCGACGTCCTCGTCGAGGTCACCCGCCCCCGCCCGCCGGCACGCCGGAGCGTCGACACGCCCATCGCGGCGCTCCGGGCGACGGCGAACGCCAAGACCGACGACCAACTCGACGCCCACCCGGACGCCCTGCTCCTCGTGGACTGTTCGTCGTTCCGCGACGACGAGTGGAACACCGTCCGCGCAGAGAAGCCCTCCGTCGCCCACACGCCCGCCATCGTCTACCGCCTCCGGCCCAACGGGTCGGCAGAGGCCTACCGCCACGGCGACCCGACCCTCGACCTGAGCGGGTCCGTGCGCTGGGTCTGA
- a CDS encoding helix-turn-helix domain-containing protein — protein MRTQSGEGSDESLTDEESAAIHAALDTGYFDGPRGTSLGGVADRLDVTDREASRRLRRGMSKVVRRNRERFECHPDSDERFPPHR, from the coding sequence ATGAGGACACAGAGTGGGGAGGGTTCGGACGAGTCGCTGACCGACGAGGAGTCCGCCGCGATTCACGCGGCACTCGACACCGGGTACTTCGACGGACCTCGGGGGACGTCCCTCGGCGGCGTCGCCGACAGGCTCGACGTCACGGACCGGGAGGCGTCCCGACGGCTTCGGCGGGGGATGAGCAAGGTCGTCAGGCGGAACCGGGAACGCTTCGAGTGTCACCCCGATTCCGACGAACGGTTTCCTCCCCACCGATAG